The Alnus glutinosa chromosome 1, dhAlnGlut1.1, whole genome shotgun sequence region TCCTGCTTctcttaactatatatatatatatgtatgatgTATGTCTCCAAGAAAATCTCTGGATCGTTCTTTATGACCATGTCTTGGATTCCTCACGAGTGCCATGTGACAGAGATTGAGCACACTGGGACATGCTACAATGGGAAAACAACATTTTCTGATCACCCTATCAATTCCTTCACAGTCCCATCCCTCACAGttattaaagatttttttttaaaaaaaataaaataaaaataaaatctctgCGTGTGTATGTGGCAGGGCATGCAGTGATATGGTAACAAATTGTTGTTATATATGTCTATCCATCTAAATGCAATAATAGAGTAGAACAAAACATataataaaagaggaaaaatagcaCATGAAAACGAAAGgaatacaatatatattatcaaGGTTTGGTGAAGTGCAGTCCCACAGCTTCTAGCTAGTGCGGCTTCCACTAAGAGCTTTTTTCCAAAAAGTCTTTGATGATTCTCGATCAAAGTGCTTAAAAGTAGGAAGGATTTACAGAAACGTCGTCTAACTCGATCAATCCACCATGAAGTCTCTCAAATTCTGCTTCCTTTTTGTCCTTGCCCTTGTCTATCTCTTCAACCCTTCTTCCTTGGCAACCCATGCTCACAGTAGTACCCCATGCAACGGTTCGATTGCAGAGTGCAATGAAGAAAATGAGCAGTTGATGGAGTCAGAGATAAGTCGGAGATTTCTTGCACAACAGAAATCCATATCATATGGGGCGCTAAGGCCAGACCGCCCTGCCTGCGACTCCGGAGCTAGAGGTCAAGCTTATAGTGACAGTGAAGGCTGTCTCCCTCCCCCAGCTAACCCTCCCAATAGAGGGTGCCCTAAATATTACCGTTGTAGGTCCGGCTCCTGATCATCTAAACTCCATGCATGGAAGTTGTATGACATGATGATGATCCAAGCTTCAAACCCATATGGTTGAAACAAGTTTTAATTTAAGGTTCATGTAAATCTATCTGTTGTCGTTTGTAATATGCAGTGATTTTCTAATTCTTGATATCAACCACGAATCTATATATCCAAACTATTGCTATAAATTAACTCTTAAATAATCTCAATTTGTCGGTACTTAACTTCTTCTGCTTTATCATTTGTTTTCCTTGgctttaatttcattttgtcCAATTATGTCTCGTAATTAACAACTCAATTGCTTTCATATTATTTTCAACCATTTCTTTTTCATCTAATTTTCATTCAAACACAGTAATTAGTTTGATTTGCATCGTTCTTCTGAttcttttcatatttcttttgagaaacttaataatataattttgtttGTCGATTTTACAATTTGCTTATTATGTTAGGTTGTcgttttacttttaattaatagCCATCGTCGTGCAGTGCTGGATGTGAGTAAAGGTAGGTGATAATGCCTTTTTGTGAAGGATATAATTTGAACCTATAATGTTGTTCATTATTATAAGAATTATACATTATTCTCAAAAATTAGTGGGATTGGTAGGTAGAATCCAAAATTACTTTCAAAATTCATAAACACACCCCACTCCATCACAGAATAGGAATTATTTTACGGTCcagattaaatttataatagttAATAATGCATATGCCGCCTACGTAGGCACatcacttaaattttttttaaatgatatagcACCATATACACAGTTAAATGTTGTAAAATGTATACCCCCTAAGAAATGTAGAAGTTTCCTACAAATcgagaaattttctacaaaccaacATCTAAGAATGACATGTACGTGTCTTTTAGCAATGAGAAACAATGTTTTtataatagcatgtgcttctcacatactttttaatagtttaaaaaagaCAGGTCACTTTTAAAGGTGGTTTGTAAGAGTTTTCTATATACCAATTGGTAGGAAATTTGTGTCATAATTCCCCAATTATACCAAAGATTTAGAACTGCAAGGATACAGAGTCCAGCCAAACTCCAAGTTACCAAATCTGAtcctaataataatattgaaaagaaccacaattttaaaataaataattaaaaaagatacTAGAGATCATCCCCCACATTTTTAAGGTCAACTACAGGAGTCCCGTTGCAGAATTCTATAACACATAACGAAACATAAAGGCATGCCTAAACAAAAAGGGGGAAATTTGACATTTTTATCTAAGAATGGATATCCTTAACGCTCattttgtccaaatacagaCTAATGTCGATGAAATTGGTCACTCATATGGCAGGCAGGGTCCACATATGGCTCAAGAAACaaataaaggagaaaaaaggaaaaactggTTACAAGTGAGAAAGACAATGATAGCTTTCAGCCCACATAACTGAAAATCTGGATCTACCTAAATGAAAGCTTCCATACCTCTCGGACATTAGATGAACCATCTGCAACTTCAGCAACCAGGTTAGCAGCCATAACACCTGAAGGGGGAAAAAGAGGTCCACTTAACTAGTACTCTGTACCATTTGAGTTAATTTCACCAAAATACAGTACCATAAgaaatgtatatatagattaacCATGACACGTTAAGCATGCACTGCATAGCTCCTGAATTTGGACTCTATATTAGGCACAGAAATATTAACTGTGTGCATCAGCTCAGACCTACAGAGCACATGACCAACATGAAGTTACATAACAAACAAATTGTCTGAGTCCTCTTGCTCTTGGCCTGCCTATGATATTTGtctaagaaataatattttcagaaaataaTTGAAGCATACAAGATTTATTACAATGAGAAAGGCTACTCATTCATTATGACGATATGCTGTAAATGTTTCATTTCCCTCGCACATGATCTcaaggggcaaaaaaaaaaaaaatttgcacgATATAGCCTTTGCAATTTTTGTGAACATATTTCAGAAGGACTAGCTCACCATCTTTCTCTACCAGAGATAGGAACCGCCGTGTTCCCCCACCTACTCCAAAATAATGTTTCTTTGCTGCCATGTAAACAACCCCATGAGGACAGCTTGTGCTCtgtaaattaaaaacttttagaGCATTTAGcttcaaaatgacaaaaatatatgGTCAGAGACTAAAAGGccagggaaaaagaaaagaaaagaaaccttCTTGATAAGTTCAAAAAGGCTTTGGAGAGTGGAGATTGAGTAAACCGTTTCTGCCATTAAAACAATATCATAACCAGCAACTTGACTGTGCCCTGAACTATAGTGTAGATCATTCTCATTGTCTTGTACAGGAGGAAGAAGTTTATGGATTTCACTCCAGTCACCAGCAAAGAAACGAACTTCACCACCAGAATTTTTCGCGTTTGTTGCTAAAGGTTTATTTTTTCCTGAAAGATTTGCATTTACGTTGGGAATGGTTAGACAACGTATGACCTCAGCATTGAAGTCCTGAAAATGAACAACAGCTGCACCCTGACATAACAAATGGAGAAGCTCAGCAGACCTATAAATTTTCAACAATCTTCTATACAACAACCAAAGAAGCAAAGTTCACCTCAAGACACGCAAAGATCCCTGGAAGTCCATGACCACATCCAAGCTGAAAAGATTAGAGGAAGCTCATTAGGGGGTAGCAAGGAAGGAGAGGGCAAGAGATAAAAGGCATCTGTCTCAATTTCCATTCACAATATCCTGACAATTGGTAATTAGGGCAGGAATTACCAAACATGATTATAAAGATATACAAAAACTACCACAAAGTAACTATCCCCACAGGTTGACCAAagtttaaccaaattcaaaCATTGAATCACTGCATACCTAGATCTGACATTCAAATTTAAGCTTCATTTAACGTCTAAATCCACCTATGTTGTTGACATAATCAAAAGCAAGTTATTATCATTGTACAACATTCAcatgaacttgagaataaagtATCGTAAATCAAGTAGACAAAATGAGCAGATATATAAATTACAGGGGGAGTTATATTGTTGGAGATCCTATAAGCAGTGTTGTTGAAGCACGCCTAAAGCACAAAGAGCAAAGTGCTGGAGGAAAAGCTTCTGTTACCCCTAAATCAATACACATGTAATTAAGCAGACCTAAAGTACCAAAAGCACACGCTCTTTTGCAATAACTGTTGGATCTGAAACCAATTAAAACTTATGTTGATTAGTTATGCAAAATCTTTTCTCATGATCTACTACACTAAACACAAGTTTGTTTTCCCTTATATATGTAAATCTGTGGGACAGGgtctagaagaagaaaacaccAAAAGTTCAAGGTCCCATATCATCCATCCCACCCTCCCTTTTATGAGCAAAAGTTCTCTTAATTTTTACCGGACAAAATGTTTTGGGGGAAAAACAGAACTAATACAGGCCTAAAACAAAATGaccctaaaaaagaaaatccatatgaaaataaaaaaaaaaaaaaaaagaaaagaaaaaggatatgtCGTTTAAATGAAAACGGAATGCCgtttaaaacaaagcattgaaTTTGTTTGCTCTCTGTTTCACCCAAAAGCAAATCTCTCATCCATGAGGCATGAGTAATCATATAAATGTACCAAATCAATATTGACAGCCTGACTATGTAACATCAGCATGGGCATTTAGAAggaaaacacaaaatataaattattaacaACAATGCAGCAATTGAGCTTCTGCATTAAAAAGATGTAGTCATAAAACACCAAAGATATCGCTTTTCCATTTTATCTAGAAGATGAAAACCACTGTGATCTTATCATCCTAAGTATTCACATGTTTATGCATCGTTGAACATTATAGAATCACCTGAAAATTAGGAGCCCACCTCTAAAACTCGCTTTTCGCTGAATGACAAATTGCCATTTCTAACCTCTGAGCAAAGGGCTTTAACTAGATCCAGTGAACCTTCCCATATCTTCAGGCCCCCTGCATTATCAGTTGATCATAAGCACAACAAATATGACTCAATTTATGAATATGAAAACCAAACTTGAAACAGAGTTGCAACAAAAACAAgcagctaaaaaaaaaagcaaagacaGGAGAATTCTTACACACCTTCATATTTCCCCGGGACTAAATCGGAGTTGGATAAACCGAAAACCTCTTGAGTATTAACCCGGCCCTAAAAGAGGCAATATATAAATTGGTCATATAACAAGGTTGCATTTGGATTTAAGTATTTAAAACCAAGGTAATTGTTAGTATGAATCGCTTTATATGGAATTTAACAGCAGATGATGGATTTGAGTTTTGATTATTTACTTCAATAAAAACACTAGTTTTATGAATTTGGCATAACATCTATGCCTAATCATTTCAAATCTACTTCTTAATAAGGCTTAATTCCATCCATGAATTATCAatagaaaaaatttatagttttcATACTTTATTCAATAATTttagtttcaaatttttctagatcttctcttcttctagtttcaaattttattttattttattttttatattatttttttctttttttctttttttatgatgaggaacccctccaaggcaaAGCCACTTCATGTATACTTGGATTGTGCCTTTacactttttaatgaatttgcaattacttatcaaaaagatatACTTTATTCAAGCCATTTAAACTAAAAGCTAAAATCAAATCCTTATCTTCAACTACTTCCATCAAAGTAATTTAAAATCCTAGAAACTGTCGAGTATTAACAAAATTCCTTACAGGCCGAAAAATATGTGAAGAATTGCAAagaattcaaaattttgaatcttTTCAGAAGTTTCCATTATCTGGGACTGGATGGAAAACCATTCTGTTTTCATTATCCATGGTCAGTCCTtagttatttcaaaaaatcaaatctttaaACAGTAGATTcaaagttctctctctcttagaattaggcatttaaaaaaaaaaaaaaaaaagttctcattctcttatatttttgtccattttatttgcttgcattttcttttccacAATTTTCTAGGCAACCAagcagtttaaaaaaaatactcagaCTTTCCATTATCTGAGACATCAAGCGCAGCCTAATAAAACCATTCAGCTCTTCTAGCTTGACGTTCTTATTGATTTTGGAAACCAAAGCTAAAATGTAGATAACACTGAAAATTCTCACTCTTTCAGAAATCAAAACCACAAAACATATAATAAACCCTTACATAAGCATAACATGTTCCatgttttctccttttttttgtcatacttttcccttttcttttccttcattctctcggcaaccaaacagagggAAAGAGAAAAGTTACCTTGAGCAAAGTAAGTTCCCCCAAGTTCACAGGCTCCACAGTGTACTTCACAGAAGACGATATCtatttcacaaaaaataaataaaaatctcaaTCGAACCCCTAAATTTAGTCAAATTAATGAATTGATGACAATAATAAGAATGATAACGATAATGATAGTACCTCAGAGGAAAGTACTTCGACGCAAGGAGGTGGAGGAGGGAGAGGCGTTTCTGGAGAATCAAGAAACCCTAGACCCGACTTGTCCGAAGATGAGAATAATTGAAACGTTTCGAAACTTGGTTTCTGAGAAAGGTTTATGGAGAGCGTTAGTAACGCGTAAAACAGAGTCAAGTATCAGAGCGTGGAAGCTCAAATCATTTGTCTGCGTGCGTTAGGGTATTACGACTGTCGTTTAGGCTCACCTCCGAGTTTGCCGCCATTCTGGCGCTACTTCTGAGCTTCCCAGTCTCCGCAGCGGCAGGCCCAAATGGGGGTTGTTTCTTTTCGGCTTTCGTTTGATGTTTTCTGTTCCCTTTGGTATCGCTATTCGCTACCCTGCCAATTTTTCGTGCTAGCTGCAACTGGACACGACCTCGATCGATAGGAAATTTGAAGattaaaattagataaaattacattttacccTTTAAGTTTTaccaaaattacaattttcttccaaagtgaaaaaaattaaaaaattaaaattacaatgCTACCACTTTTGGTTTAGAAATCCAagcaaaggaagaagaagaagccccGGGGGGGctctaatattaatattaaaagtcAGAGGACGAGATCAAACAAGTTCCCACGAACGAGGCCGTTCGGAGTTTTCAAAGTCTTCTAAATCTGTGGTCAATGACTCCATTCTCTGCCTTCTTCCAATCTTCTTGTGGCCATGGCAATGGACAGCTTGAGAGGCGTAGGAGCCTGAAGGAATAGCTGGGATTGAAGGTGGTCTATCTGGGTCAGGCTCTGCAGCACAGAACAGGTTCACATCTACGTTGGAAGCAGTGGCGGAGGCAGGATTTTAGATCACGGagagcaaaattaaaaattaaagttgaacacaatttgattaaaaatactaaaaaatattactaacgaaacaactaaacaatttaacaaaattttttgattgtttaaaatatataaatgtaacttataCTTTATTTTGTCAAGCCTATCCTCCACGTGtttctatatttcaaatttgctAAATCTAACTTGACACGAGCTCCTTTAAAATTGATTGAATCCCAATGAAATCATTGTTGTTTTCCATAATTTCAAgtaactataattatatatttcatacaattaaaatataaataaacaactaatttaaaagaacaatttacaTATAAAACTTAATTggaaaatttattattatttaataataaaattaaaaataaatcagtACATAAATCTCACTACATATCTAAAAttattcaataaagaaaaatcagaaaaaggGTAAAATTTTCACTATCATTTTACCGTATACcaggaatttttttattttttattttttgtttaaaaaaaagaactattttttgtcatttaagatatttgattggctggtaatatttttgAAGGAATAGAagtgctgttttttttttttttaacaaaaatataagtATTGTTGACTTGTTGTCTTTCTCCActgaataattatttatttttttattttttttttttaaaaaaaaaaaagttctgatGAGTGAcggagtaaatttttttttggtacttaCGAGTTTTAGATACTAGAGTCTAGATAGGTTCTCAACTCCCAAGTATGTCATTTTAAACACGCCACGTCGCCAACACAACATcacttttaaaagtaaaaaacttaaaacacaaCAAGTCTTAATGAAACGGTGTGTTTTTTTCGTCTTCCTTCTTGGAAGAGTGAAAATATTAACCTAAAAGTTGTAGAAACTTAAAAATCTAAAATGATAAAAGCTTGAAGACCGAATCTTAGTCCTCCTTGTCTTGGAATTGCTTTGCCCACATAATGTAGGTGCCCCTGGCGAGTGGTTGAGGGTGGGCAACTAAGGTATTAGAAAAAAATCTGCTAGAGGTAAGGGAAAATTTTGAGGGTTGAGAGGGGGCATgtgccccctctcgaccccccttGGCTCCGCCCCTAGTTGGAGGAGATGAGGGCATTTCCATCGGGTTTGATCCAAAAAGTGCACTTGTGGCAGTTTCCATCGGGTCAGACAAAAAATGCTAACAGAATAgttatattgtaaatttttgtaACTTATTGGAGTTGGTTGCAACTTTTTTCATTGTGATGGTAAAATTTTGGAGGCcggtaaattgtaattttatcttacaattaagGTTTAACATTTTAGTTAAATGGAtcgaattaaaattaatttatgtaatcttatatttatgatataatttaaatttgacaCGCACCATAAGGACCGTACaaaaaaaatgacaccaaacaTCATATCTCATTAAATAAAGGCACAGCAACACTAAGTGAGGATTCCGATCCTTACTGATCATGTTAGaaataacataattttttactaatcattttaaaaattggGACAACTTATTTGTTACccattttaaaggaaaaatttaaagaagaatgTATCTGTCTATATCATTTAACTCTAACTGAAATCTCTAGCTTGCTCCTTGTATTATATCATTAAGATTAGGCCCAAAGATAACAAATGTTGGAGATGTtagtataaattaaaaattcttttgGACGTGTAGAAacactctatatatatatcaattgtttttaaatttgtcactcaaaaaataaaaaataaattattgttgttaaatttccttgctaggaatttgtttgatttttgtattGTCAATAATACAGAAAGTACTCTATTATAGTTTTTTGTTTCGGGTaatttaaatacttaataaatCATTACCCTTATCTCCTCGATGAGATGTGATAtttgcaaggaaaaaaaaaatagtaaattgaaaagaatacAAGAGAATGGCCCGGGGCAAAAGAGGCGGTAATATTCCTTCTTCAATGTACGTCAAAAAGAAGAGTTATTGTTGTCGACTTCACACCCTATGCCGCCTcaaccacctttttttttttttttttttaaggttaaattAGAACTGGAGTTTTCATGTAATAAAAGTTCCTCCAACCTTCCAATTAACTCACAGAGCCGATTTTGCAGTCCAGTCAATTCCTCAATTTCAAGTTTACAACAAGCACCTGCGCATCCGATCCATGGCTGCTCAAATCCTTGCATCGATCACCTTCTgatgttttcttg contains the following coding sequences:
- the LOC133871667 gene encoding uncharacterized protein LOC133871667, which gives rise to MAANSEKPSFETFQLFSSSDKSGLGFLDSPETPLPPPPPCVEVLSSEISSSVKYTVEPVNLGELTLLKGRVNTQEVFGLSNSDLVPGKYEGGLKIWEGSLDLVKALCSEVRNGNLSFSEKRVLELGCGHGLPGIFACLEGAAVVHFQDFNAEVIRCLTIPNVNANLSGKNKPLATNAKNSGGEVRFFAGDWSEIHKLLPPVQDNENDLHYSSGHSQVAGYDIVLMAETVYSISTLQSLFELIKKSTSCPHGVVYMAAKKHYFGVGGGTRRFLSLVEKDGVMAANLVAEVADGSSNVREVWKLSFR